In Leishmania braziliensis MHOM/BR/75/M2904 complete genome, chromosome 31, one genomic interval encodes:
- a CDS encoding tryparedoxin-like protein, whose amino-acid sequence MEPNFFNNSGLMLLCKDGSAVRAIDVLKDSEYVLMYFSAHWCPP is encoded by the coding sequence ATGGAACCTAATTTCTTTAACAACTCGGGGCTCATGCTCCTCTGCAaggacggcagcgccgttcGCGCTATCGATGTTTTGAAGGACTCTGAGTACGTGCTTATGTACTTCTCCGCGCACTGGTGCCCGCCAT